The following proteins are encoded in a genomic region of Acidimicrobiia bacterium:
- a CDS encoding SdrD B-like domain-containing protein codes for MRNGLSRSSGGIAVLAFLLVALTFVLVGPLEAGATSDGGEHRPPAGCVKLEDPNDIPSTTEVALANGVTVTFDWTTKPSEAGEWIGFEWSAVGGSAYGTVKASTEVYDWGPSQTGTFLVPDDENGRVHAISYVIVCGEPLPHGSITVIKDAVPDAADTPFGFVLDGLDDPVEFELIDDGESPGLAARTFDELSPGTYAVGETALPEGWDLTDIDCGEADVSVDGDAVFIELEDGDQVVCVFTNEREEEIDLGSITVIKTTSPETAQEFLFTLEPGDYQPVAGNGGTYTWAGLEAGTYNLFETLTEAQSADGWHLETVECDNEDDPDAITLEAGGDVVCTFDNHQTVDFVLEKLTNVESQDEFSFELDGVALVDLAGGETFETVLEEGTYTVTELIVDGWDLFSIVCTGAESTVDIAAASVELLLLPGADVRCTFVNNEEAAELGVIGDYVWHDADEEGDQDGDEQPLAGIQVDLLDSNGRAIASTKTDVLGLYSFFNVPEGDYRVRFHGPTGWTFTKRDAAADAIDSDALVADKKADPQIGETDLFHLNAGAVDLSRDAGLFGETRVLPQVITTTTTAATATTTTIASASTTAETLPFTGAPEAPSLIGLATALLALGLMAVLAIKRREDLPVTGWSQRLRDTY; via the coding sequence ATGCGGAACGGTTTGTCACGTTCATCTGGCGGTATCGCGGTTCTTGCTTTCCTTCTGGTTGCTTTGACGTTCGTTCTAGTGGGCCCACTTGAGGCCGGAGCAACCTCTGACGGTGGAGAGCATCGTCCACCGGCCGGGTGTGTGAAGCTCGAAGATCCCAACGACATCCCGTCGACGACCGAGGTCGCGTTGGCGAATGGGGTGACCGTCACATTTGATTGGACGACCAAGCCATCTGAGGCCGGGGAATGGATCGGCTTCGAATGGTCCGCAGTCGGCGGATCTGCATACGGGACTGTCAAGGCGTCGACCGAGGTCTACGACTGGGGACCGAGTCAAACGGGGACCTTTCTCGTGCCGGACGATGAGAACGGGCGAGTTCACGCGATCTCCTATGTGATCGTGTGCGGCGAACCGCTGCCGCACGGTTCGATCACCGTCATCAAGGATGCCGTGCCGGACGCCGCAGATACACCCTTCGGCTTCGTGCTCGATGGCCTCGACGATCCGGTCGAGTTCGAACTGATCGACGATGGGGAATCTCCCGGCCTGGCGGCGAGAACTTTCGATGAGCTTTCGCCGGGAACCTACGCCGTCGGTGAGACGGCCCTCCCGGAAGGCTGGGACCTCACGGACATCGATTGCGGGGAAGCAGACGTATCGGTCGATGGCGATGCAGTGTTCATCGAACTCGAGGATGGAGATCAGGTGGTCTGCGTCTTCACCAATGAGAGGGAAGAGGAGATCGATCTCGGCTCGATTACCGTGATCAAGACGACGTCACCTGAGACTGCACAGGAGTTCCTCTTCACGCTCGAGCCGGGCGATTACCAACCGGTCGCAGGGAACGGAGGCACGTATACGTGGGCCGGTCTCGAGGCCGGCACATACAACCTGTTCGAAACACTGACCGAAGCGCAGAGTGCAGACGGCTGGCATCTCGAAACGGTCGAATGCGACAACGAGGATGATCCGGACGCAATCACGCTCGAGGCCGGGGGCGACGTCGTTTGCACGTTCGACAACCACCAGACCGTCGACTTCGTGCTCGAGAAACTGACGAACGTCGAGAGCCAGGACGAGTTCAGCTTCGAGCTCGACGGTGTTGCACTGGTCGATCTCGCCGGGGGAGAGACCTTCGAGACCGTCCTCGAAGAAGGCACGTACACGGTTACGGAACTGATCGTCGACGGATGGGACCTGTTCAGCATCGTTTGTACCGGAGCGGAAAGCACTGTTGACATTGCCGCGGCCAGCGTTGAGTTGCTCCTGCTACCGGGTGCCGACGTGCGCTGCACGTTCGTCAACAATGAGGAGGCGGCCGAGCTGGGCGTAATCGGTGATTATGTCTGGCACGATGCCGACGAGGAGGGCGACCAGGATGGTGACGAGCAGCCGCTGGCTGGGATTCAGGTTGACCTCCTGGACTCGAACGGCCGAGCCATCGCATCAACGAAAACCGATGTGCTGGGTCTGTATAGCTTCTTCAACGTTCCGGAAGGTGACTACCGGGTTCGGTTCCACGGTCCGACAGGTTGGACATTTACGAAACGCGACGCGGCGGCGGACGCGATCGACAGCGATGCGCTCGTTGCCGACAAGAAAGCTGATCCGCAGATCGGCGAGACCGACCTGTTTCACTTGAATGCCGGCGCAGTCGATCTGTCTCGTGATGCCGGCCTCTTTGGTGAAACCAGGGTGCTCCCGCAAGTGATCACCACAACAACCACAGCAGCCACAGCAACCACAACGACGATTGCGTCCGCGTCCACGACAGCAGAGACCTTGCCTTTCACCGGGGCACCCGAAGCCCCAAGTCTCATCGGGTTGGCGACGGCGCTGCTGGCGCTGGGACTGATGGCGGTTCTCGCCATCAAACGGAGGGAGGATCTGCCGGTAACCGGGTGGTCGCAGCGGCTGCGCGACACCTACTGA
- a CDS encoding valine--tRNA ligase — MEATYDPKTVEADWYDRWEQAGVFRPEHNPDGVPFCIVIPPPNVTGSLHMGHALNHTIHDAIIRRRRMQGFAALWLPGTDHAGIATQNVVEREMATEGLTRHDVGRDAFIEQVWEWKRQYGNRISLQMRALGDSVDWTRERFTMDEGLSRAVREVFVRLFEEDLIYRGDRIINWCPRCGTALAEIEVEYDDEMGELAHITYPFVDGEGGITVATTRAETMLGDTAVAVHPDDERYRHLIGKKLLLPLLGREIPVIADEFVDREFGTGAVKVTPAHDPNDFDMGQRHGLESIKILDERAVITEAGGEFFGMDRFEAREAVKHELHKRGYLEKVETHEHSVGHCYRCSTVVEPYLSLQWFVKVRPLTEPAIDVVRTGDTRFVPKRWEKNYFHWMENLRDWCISRQIWWGHRIPAWYCDACHETIVARQDPTECTNCGRTDLRQDNDVLDTWFSSALWPFSTLGWPDETADLDRFYPNAVLITGFDIIYFWVARMMQMGIHFMKDVPFADTVIHGLVRDASGRKMSKSIGNAIDPLDVIEEHGADPLRLALIQSAAPGHDVPFDMEWVVGARKFGNKLWNAQRFAGLHIERGSVPADGGYPDDPGPADRWILARLGEVQRRFDELADEYRFSDAFGLLYNFAWSEVFDWYIEMSKAPLRDEERAATTRQTLGTVLRDVLKLFHPAIPFLTEELWSELVADGLLAGSKWPEPPEIEAPANLETFQELITGIRRFRAEHGLAPRAGLALKLLDPEGVVEDWWIEQIEALAGATHEPITQKPTAGHTRVVAGSVQAFIPLEGNVDLDAERNRLAKAIEATSADLAKAETKLSNPAFRDRAPTEVVTKEEEKASEFRGRLDKLRTQLAELGS; from the coding sequence ATGGAAGCGACCTACGACCCCAAAACCGTGGAGGCCGACTGGTACGACCGGTGGGAGCAAGCGGGGGTGTTCCGTCCGGAACACAACCCGGACGGCGTGCCTTTCTGCATCGTCATTCCACCCCCCAACGTGACCGGGTCGCTGCATATGGGTCACGCCCTGAACCACACCATTCACGACGCCATCATCCGTCGGCGCCGCATGCAGGGGTTCGCGGCCCTCTGGTTGCCCGGCACCGACCACGCCGGCATCGCCACCCAGAACGTGGTCGAGCGGGAAATGGCCACAGAAGGGCTCACCCGGCACGACGTCGGTCGCGACGCGTTCATCGAGCAGGTGTGGGAATGGAAGCGTCAGTACGGCAACCGAATCTCGCTCCAGATGCGCGCCCTTGGCGACTCCGTGGACTGGACGCGTGAGCGTTTCACCATGGACGAGGGTCTGTCGCGCGCCGTTAGAGAGGTATTCGTTCGCCTCTTCGAGGAAGACCTGATCTACCGGGGAGACCGGATCATCAACTGGTGCCCGCGGTGCGGAACGGCACTGGCTGAGATCGAGGTCGAATACGACGATGAGATGGGCGAACTCGCCCACATCACCTACCCATTCGTGGACGGCGAAGGGGGGATTACGGTTGCAACAACCAGAGCGGAGACGATGCTGGGTGACACGGCGGTGGCCGTGCATCCCGACGACGAACGCTACCGGCACCTGATCGGCAAGAAACTGCTGTTGCCGCTCCTGGGGAGGGAGATCCCGGTCATCGCCGACGAGTTCGTCGACCGGGAGTTCGGAACCGGAGCGGTCAAGGTGACCCCTGCCCACGATCCGAACGACTTCGATATGGGGCAACGGCACGGCCTGGAGTCGATCAAGATCCTCGACGAGCGAGCCGTGATCACTGAGGCCGGCGGCGAGTTCTTCGGCATGGACCGGTTCGAGGCGCGAGAAGCCGTGAAGCATGAACTCCACAAGCGGGGTTACCTCGAGAAGGTGGAGACCCACGAACACTCAGTTGGACACTGCTACCGGTGTTCCACCGTAGTCGAGCCGTACCTCTCGCTCCAATGGTTCGTGAAGGTGCGTCCGCTGACCGAACCGGCCATCGACGTCGTGCGGACGGGCGATACCAGGTTCGTCCCGAAGCGGTGGGAGAAGAATTACTTCCACTGGATGGAGAACCTGAGGGACTGGTGCATCAGCCGCCAAATCTGGTGGGGCCATCGGATCCCCGCCTGGTACTGCGATGCCTGTCATGAGACCATCGTGGCCCGGCAGGACCCCACGGAGTGCACGAACTGTGGCCGAACCGACCTCCGCCAGGACAATGATGTGCTCGACACTTGGTTCTCTTCAGCTTTGTGGCCGTTCTCGACGCTCGGCTGGCCGGATGAGACGGCCGATCTCGACCGGTTCTACCCCAATGCGGTGCTCATCACCGGGTTCGACATCATCTACTTCTGGGTTGCCAGGATGATGCAAATGGGCATCCACTTCATGAAGGATGTCCCGTTCGCCGACACGGTCATACACGGTCTCGTCAGAGACGCAAGCGGGAGAAAGATGTCGAAGTCGATCGGGAATGCCATCGACCCCCTCGACGTGATCGAAGAACACGGCGCGGACCCGCTGCGCCTGGCGCTCATTCAGTCGGCCGCGCCGGGCCACGACGTCCCATTCGATATGGAATGGGTGGTAGGTGCCCGCAAGTTCGGCAACAAACTCTGGAACGCGCAGCGGTTTGCCGGGCTCCACATCGAGCGTGGCTCGGTACCGGCGGATGGTGGCTATCCGGACGATCCCGGCCCTGCCGACCGCTGGATCCTCGCCCGGCTGGGTGAGGTGCAGCGCCGGTTCGATGAGCTCGCGGATGAATATCGATTCTCGGATGCCTTCGGCCTCCTCTATAACTTCGCCTGGTCGGAAGTGTTCGACTGGTACATAGAGATGTCGAAGGCGCCCCTCCGTGACGAGGAGCGGGCGGCAACGACCCGGCAAACGCTCGGCACCGTGCTTCGGGACGTGCTGAAGCTATTTCATCCGGCCATCCCGTTTCTGACGGAAGAACTGTGGTCGGAACTGGTAGCCGACGGACTCCTGGCCGGATCGAAGTGGCCGGAGCCTCCGGAGATCGAAGCACCGGCCAATCTCGAGACCTTCCAGGAACTCATCACAGGAATTCGCCGCTTCCGGGCCGAACATGGTCTTGCTCCCCGCGCCGGGCTGGCGTTGAAACTCCTCGATCCTGAAGGAGTCGTCGAGGACTGGTGGATCGAACAGATCGAGGCTCTGGCTGGTGCAACACATGAGCCGATTACTCAGAAACCAACCGCCGGACATACCCGGGTAGTGGCCGGGAGCGTGCAGGCGTTCATCCCTCTCGAAGGGAACGTCGACCTCGACGCCGAACGGAACCGGCTGGCCAAAGCGATTGAGGCCACCTCGGCCGACCTCGCCAAAGCTGAGACGAAGCTCTCGAATCCAGCGTTTCGCGATCGGGCACCCACCGAAGTTGTGACAAAGGAAGAAGAGAAGGCATCAGAATTCCGCGGGCGGCTCGACAAGCTCCGCACCCAGCTCGCCGAACTCGGAAGCTAG
- a CDS encoding bifunctional folylpolyglutamate synthase/dihydrofolate synthase, with translation MNYREAVDFLDAHIGQGVQPGLDRVRALMDMMGDPQLAAPVIHLTGSNGKTSTARMITSLLIAHGLRVGTFISPHLEKIEERLALDGVYATEDEFAEAVADIVPFVQLFEERTGQTPTYFELTAALAFSYFAVNAVDVAVVEVGLGGRLDATNIVDSRVAVVTGISLEHTSWLGNSIEEIAIEKLAIAKESSVLITGSLPEEAYAVASARAGSLGIVHRRFGAEFHPEFVTMAVGGWAGSVSGVYETYDELLLPLHGRHQFDNLAVAIAAVEELTGRALDLDAVREGTASATSPGRLEVVGRRPLILLDGAHNTQAFELLSEALATEFLPEEWVVVIGAMGDKDLEAMIRNLEGQVSAVVATSVDYERAIPADRVAKIASATLDVPVETVVGIPPALEAARRLAGTDGAILVTGSLYVVGEARSALLHPSS, from the coding sequence ATGAACTACCGGGAAGCGGTCGACTTCCTCGATGCCCATATCGGCCAGGGCGTGCAGCCCGGATTGGATCGCGTTCGGGCACTGATGGACATGATGGGGGACCCCCAACTGGCCGCGCCGGTGATCCATTTGACCGGCAGCAACGGCAAGACATCAACCGCCCGGATGATCACGTCGTTGCTCATCGCCCACGGGTTGCGGGTTGGAACGTTCATCTCTCCACATCTCGAGAAGATCGAGGAACGACTCGCCCTCGACGGGGTCTACGCCACCGAGGATGAGTTTGCCGAGGCAGTGGCCGACATCGTCCCGTTCGTCCAGTTATTCGAAGAGCGCACCGGACAAACGCCGACCTACTTCGAACTCACCGCCGCGCTGGCTTTCTCCTATTTCGCCGTCAACGCCGTCGATGTCGCGGTCGTCGAGGTCGGACTCGGCGGACGGCTCGACGCCACCAACATCGTCGACAGCCGGGTGGCGGTCGTGACCGGAATCTCCCTCGAGCATACGTCGTGGCTGGGCAACTCGATTGAGGAGATAGCCATCGAGAAGCTGGCCATTGCCAAGGAATCGTCGGTGCTAATCACCGGTTCGCTGCCCGAGGAAGCATATGCGGTGGCCTCCGCCCGGGCCGGGAGCCTCGGAATTGTGCACCGACGTTTCGGGGCCGAATTCCATCCTGAGTTCGTCACCATGGCGGTCGGGGGCTGGGCCGGCTCGGTGAGCGGGGTGTACGAGACCTACGATGAACTGCTTCTCCCTCTGCACGGTCGCCACCAGTTCGACAACCTGGCCGTGGCGATTGCCGCAGTTGAAGAGCTCACCGGGCGGGCGCTGGACCTGGACGCCGTGCGCGAAGGCACGGCGTCGGCAACCTCTCCCGGGCGCCTTGAAGTTGTTGGGCGGAGGCCGCTGATCTTGCTGGACGGTGCGCACAACACCCAGGCCTTCGAGCTGTTGTCGGAGGCGCTAGCCACCGAATTCCTGCCGGAGGAGTGGGTCGTTGTCATTGGAGCAATGGGAGACAAAGATCTCGAAGCGATGATCCGGAACCTCGAGGGTCAGGTGTCGGCCGTGGTGGCAACCTCCGTTGACTACGAGCGCGCCATTCCGGCCGATCGGGTGGCGAAGATCGCTTCGGCGACCCTCGATGTGCCGGTGGAGACTGTCGTCGGCATTCCGCCCGCGCTCGAGGCGGCCCGCCGGCTGGCCGGGACGGATGGTGCGATCCTGGTGACCGGCTCACTGTACGTAGTGGGGGAGGCGCGCAGCGCGCTACTCCATCCGTCGAGCTGA
- the ndk gene encoding nucleoside-diphosphate kinase, producing the protein MENTFIMVKPDGVARGLVGEVIGRFERKGLRLEKIRSLTIDEAMAGVHYAEHVDKPFFAELVDFITSGPVVAMEWSGESAVSVARTLMGATDPKQAAPGTIRGDLGLIVTNNIVHGSDSTESAERELGIFFG; encoded by the coding sequence ATCGAAAACACATTCATCATGGTGAAACCAGACGGCGTCGCTCGGGGCCTGGTCGGGGAAGTCATCGGCCGGTTCGAACGGAAGGGCCTTCGACTCGAGAAGATCCGCTCTCTCACGATCGATGAGGCGATGGCCGGTGTGCATTATGCCGAACACGTCGACAAGCCGTTCTTTGCTGAACTCGTCGATTTCATCACGAGTGGTCCGGTGGTGGCCATGGAATGGTCCGGTGAATCGGCGGTGTCTGTGGCTCGAACCCTGATGGGGGCGACAGACCCCAAGCAGGCGGCACCGGGCACCATTCGCGGTGATCTCGGCTTGATCGTGACCAACAATATCGTGCACGGATCGGACTCCACCGAAAGCGCAGAGCGCGAACTCGGGATCTTCTTCGGCTAA
- a CDS encoding rod shape-determining protein: MADTLFAFAGQDMAIDLGTANTLVYVRNVGIVLNEPSVVAINVRDNRALAVGMEAKRMIGRTPSHIQAIRPLRDGVIADFDVTEKMLRYFIQKVHRRKWARPRIVICVPSGITPVERRAVEEAAYHAGARRAYTIEEPMAAAIGSGLPIHEPSGSMVVDIGGGTTEVAVISLGGIVVSRSIRVGGDEHDEAIVEWVKKEYNLLLGERTAEQLKMAIGSGYPYPDEPSAEVRGRDLVTGLPKTIVLSSPEVREAIEEPVQVIVDAVKYTLDKTPPELAADIMERGIVLTGGGALLRGLDERIAFETGMPIVTADRPLQSVVLGSGKCLEEFDVLQGVLVSSSRP, translated from the coding sequence GTGGCTGATACCCTTTTTGCATTCGCCGGCCAGGACATGGCTATCGACCTCGGTACTGCCAACACGCTGGTGTATGTTCGCAACGTCGGCATCGTTCTCAACGAGCCGTCTGTCGTCGCGATCAACGTGCGCGACAACCGGGCGCTGGCGGTCGGGATGGAAGCGAAGCGCATGATCGGGCGCACGCCTTCCCACATTCAAGCGATCCGCCCGCTCCGCGACGGTGTGATCGCCGATTTCGACGTAACCGAGAAGATGCTGCGGTATTTCATCCAGAAGGTGCATCGCCGCAAGTGGGCCAGGCCGCGGATCGTCATCTGCGTGCCGAGCGGCATCACGCCGGTGGAACGTCGGGCGGTGGAAGAGGCCGCGTACCATGCAGGTGCCAGGCGGGCTTACACAATCGAAGAGCCGATGGCGGCGGCGATTGGCTCCGGCCTACCGATTCACGAACCATCCGGCTCGATGGTGGTCGATATCGGAGGTGGAACCACGGAGGTCGCCGTGATTTCGCTGGGAGGAATCGTCGTCTCACGAAGCATTCGGGTGGGTGGGGACGAGCATGACGAGGCGATCGTCGAGTGGGTGAAGAAGGAATACAACCTGCTGCTGGGCGAACGCACCGCCGAACAGTTGAAAATGGCAATCGGTTCTGGCTACCCCTATCCCGACGAGCCATCTGCCGAGGTTCGTGGCCGTGATCTCGTCACCGGTCTTCCGAAGACGATCGTGCTCAGCAGCCCGGAAGTTCGGGAAGCGATCGAAGAACCCGTTCAGGTCATCGTCGATGCAGTCAAGTACACCCTCGACAAAACGCCACCTGAACTGGCCGCAGACATCATGGAGCGCGGCATCGTTCTCACAGGTGGTGGAGCCTTGCTGCGGGGTCTCGATGAGCGCATTGCCTTTGAAACGGGGATGCCGATCGTCACGGCAGATCGCCCACTTCAGTCGGTGGTTTTGGGATCTGGCAAGTGCCTCGAGGAATTCGATGTTTTGCAAGGGGTCTTAGTCTCGTCCAGTCGGCCGTGA
- a CDS encoding rod shape-determining protein MreC: protein MLPYGSPRRGTVTLGVLVLISFLLMTFDIRSSGEGFIQTVRSGAQSVFNPFQSVAQAVIDPVVDAFDALANLASLRDENDRLRAERENLLARMAEAEAALVENDQLRALLALQDKFPDFNLTTAAIISSGDSFDLRLTINRGSDDGIVLGSVVVDASGALIGFIVEVSDANAIVAPIIASGTVVGIVTEGGDPGFISGQGTEDEVRLEVYDATSPVPADSVLRTFRHDNNTPNGLNVAIVTARADVNVSKIDTNDVVPFVDFIRLQFVTVLGIAGDQGGEPVEVPTDATTPDGDTSGTTSTTEAP from the coding sequence ATGCTCCCGTACGGAAGTCCACGCCGTGGCACCGTCACTCTCGGTGTGCTGGTGCTGATCTCGTTCCTGCTCATGACGTTTGATATTCGGTCATCTGGAGAGGGTTTCATTCAGACGGTCCGGAGTGGTGCTCAGTCGGTCTTCAACCCTTTCCAGAGTGTCGCGCAAGCGGTGATCGATCCGGTTGTCGATGCATTCGACGCGCTCGCCAATCTCGCTTCGTTGCGGGATGAGAACGATCGGCTGCGAGCCGAGCGCGAGAACCTGCTGGCCAGGATGGCTGAAGCCGAGGCAGCGTTGGTCGAGAACGACCAACTCCGGGCTCTGCTTGCGTTGCAGGATAAGTTCCCCGACTTCAATCTCACGACTGCCGCGATCATCAGCAGCGGGGACTCCTTTGATCTGCGCCTCACCATCAACCGGGGATCAGACGACGGCATCGTGCTGGGCAGCGTGGTTGTCGACGCCTCGGGTGCCCTCATCGGGTTCATCGTCGAGGTCAGCGACGCCAATGCGATCGTTGCTCCGATCATTGCCTCCGGGACGGTCGTCGGTATCGTCACGGAAGGTGGAGATCCCGGCTTCATCTCCGGGCAGGGAACCGAAGATGAGGTCCGGCTCGAGGTATACGATGCCACCAGCCCGGTGCCCGCCGACAGTGTGCTGAGGACCTTCAGGCACGACAACAACACTCCGAACGGGCTCAATGTCGCCATCGTCACCGCCCGGGCTGATGTCAACGTATCCAAGATCGATACCAACGACGTTGTTCCGTTCGTCGACTTCATCCGCCTTCAGTTCGTAACGGTTCTGGGCATTGCCGGCGACCAGGGCGGCGAGCCTGTCGAGGTGCCAACCGACGCGACAACACCAGACGGTGACACCTCAGGGACTACCAGCACGACTGAGGCACCGTGA
- the mreD gene encoding rod shape-determining protein MreD, with amino-acid sequence MRARSASLILILLAVLVQTTLFSVGGIRPFRVAPDVVMVVTIVTARWLDDDAALLVGFTGGVLVDLLASSLLGWRALTLTLVAYMAVRARSRFDLGLMSGALVVLVLSLAGVLLLGVIGTLFGQATLTEPDALRRIMLVPGYNFVLAFLAQPIIARALEGRSRSRAL; translated from the coding sequence GTGAGAGCGCGATCTGCCTCGCTCATCTTGATCTTGCTGGCGGTGCTCGTCCAGACGACTCTGTTCTCGGTCGGCGGAATCAGGCCCTTTCGCGTGGCCCCGGATGTCGTGATGGTCGTGACTATCGTCACGGCCCGCTGGCTGGACGATGACGCGGCGCTACTGGTCGGATTCACGGGTGGTGTTTTGGTGGACCTGCTGGCATCGAGCCTGCTGGGATGGCGGGCCCTGACGCTCACTCTGGTCGCTTACATGGCGGTTCGGGCCCGGTCGCGTTTCGACCTCGGCCTCATGTCCGGGGCCCTCGTCGTGCTCGTACTGAGCCTGGCAGGCGTCCTATTACTCGGGGTGATTGGTACGCTGTTCGGGCAGGCAACTCTCACCGAACCCGACGCTCTCCGGCGGATCATGCTGGTACCCGGATACAACTTTGTTCTCGCTTTCCTGGCGCAGCCAATAATTGCACGCGCTCTCGAAGGCCGGTCGCGGAGCAGGGCGCTGTGA
- a CDS encoding penicillin-binding transpeptidase domain-containing protein, which yields MNFPRRLAVLGMAFIVLFSLLFTRLWFVQVASGIMYEEEASRQQLDADRTTAARGEIRDARGTLLASSRIVPEMIVEQAEVAADEEEPLIQQISALLDRPAVEVRAIFEQAGPATQLSLGMVTPEQMAYILKNAEDFPGVVVQDRPIRVYPEGSLLSHVIGYIGRPSPDDVAAAGPDLDPNGTIGKYGIEKFYDEYLQGERGTLLYRVDPQGRPLGLEEELPAVQGDTVYLTLDQGLQRQTEFAVNEAMILSKELDEGNPELAAAVVMDVTDGSVLALYSYPDFDPSLFVDGISQVEYSALEERNVFTSLPIQGAYPPGSTFKGITWAAAINEGLYPRGIASPSGTINCEGELDLGIDENEAGQLVFTDSGHGATDLHTALGESCNVYFWQVALTIWREYKNDPENEDILQQWARRLSLGEPTGIDLPFEKGGRIPDRALYEEWAASPQGSVLLSPDRFTEAIWRGGDIMGIAIGQGDVLATPLQMAVAYAALVNGGTVLEPHVVDQVVSVQGDVVLDVGKRVARTIEFTAAHEQFIREDLTRVTNSGGTAAAAFSVMQNPWQTGGKTGTAERDASKDNTSWFVGIAPIDNPRYVVAVMIVDGGLAGRVAAPAARNIIQYLLPNEPVTPVRPGGAATPADNTEDDI from the coding sequence GTGAACTTCCCACGCCGGCTGGCCGTATTGGGCATGGCCTTCATTGTTCTGTTCTCATTGCTCTTCACCAGACTGTGGTTCGTGCAAGTGGCCAGCGGGATCATGTATGAAGAGGAGGCCAGCAGACAGCAGTTGGATGCCGATCGGACCACGGCGGCCCGCGGCGAGATCCGCGATGCGCGAGGAACATTGCTGGCGTCGAGCCGCATCGTCCCCGAGATGATTGTCGAACAGGCTGAAGTAGCCGCCGACGAAGAAGAGCCTCTGATACAGCAGATCAGCGCGTTGCTCGATCGTCCTGCGGTCGAGGTCAGGGCGATTTTCGAGCAAGCGGGTCCGGCCACTCAACTCTCGTTGGGGATGGTCACCCCGGAGCAAATGGCATACATCCTGAAGAATGCGGAGGATTTCCCCGGTGTCGTGGTCCAGGATCGTCCGATCCGCGTCTACCCGGAAGGGTCGCTCCTGTCGCACGTCATCGGCTATATCGGCCGGCCGAGCCCCGACGACGTAGCGGCGGCGGGCCCGGATCTTGACCCGAACGGGACGATCGGGAAGTACGGCATCGAGAAATTCTATGACGAGTACCTGCAGGGGGAGCGCGGGACCCTGCTGTATCGGGTTGATCCGCAAGGCCGCCCCCTCGGTCTCGAGGAGGAATTACCCGCCGTGCAGGGCGACACCGTGTACCTGACGCTCGATCAGGGCCTACAGCGACAGACCGAGTTCGCCGTCAATGAGGCGATGATCCTGTCCAAGGAACTCGACGAGGGAAACCCGGAACTGGCTGCAGCCGTAGTTATGGACGTTACCGATGGTTCGGTGCTGGCGCTCTATTCCTATCCTGATTTCGATCCGAGCCTGTTTGTCGACGGCATCAGCCAGGTCGAGTACTCCGCACTCGAGGAACGCAACGTCTTTACGAGCCTGCCTATTCAGGGCGCGTATCCCCCCGGATCCACGTTCAAGGGAATCACCTGGGCGGCCGCCATCAACGAGGGTCTTTACCCGCGCGGGATAGCTTCGCCGTCTGGAACGATCAACTGCGAAGGTGAACTCGACCTGGGCATCGACGAGAACGAAGCCGGGCAACTGGTGTTCACCGACTCCGGTCATGGGGCGACCGATCTACACACGGCGCTCGGCGAATCCTGCAATGTGTATTTCTGGCAGGTGGCGCTGACGATTTGGCGTGAGTACAAGAACGATCCTGAGAACGAAGACATTCTCCAACAATGGGCGCGGCGTCTGAGTCTTGGCGAGCCCACCGGCATAGATTTGCCGTTCGAGAAGGGGGGCCGGATTCCCGACCGGGCGCTATACGAGGAATGGGCAGCCTCGCCTCAAGGAAGCGTGCTGTTGTCTCCGGATCGATTCACCGAAGCCATCTGGCGGGGTGGTGACATCATGGGAATCGCCATCGGCCAGGGCGACGTGCTGGCAACTCCGCTCCAGATGGCCGTTGCCTACGCGGCGCTCGTCAACGGGGGTACTGTCCTCGAACCGCATGTGGTCGACCAGGTCGTATCCGTACAAGGCGATGTCGTCCTCGACGTCGGCAAGCGGGTTGCTCGCACGATCGAGTTCACTGCGGCGCACGAGCAGTTCATCCGCGAGGATTTGACCAGGGTGACCAATAGCGGCGGAACGGCGGCTGCCGCGTTCAGTGTGATGCAGAACCCCTGGCAAACCGGCGGGAAGACGGGGACTGCCGAGCGGGACGCTTCCAAGGACAACACGTCCTGGTTCGTCGGCATTGCTCCCATCGACAATCCGCGCTACGTGGTGGCCGTGATGATTGTGGACGGTGGTCTCGCCGGGAGAGTCGCAGCCCCGGCTGCTCGCAACATCATCCAGTACCTGCTGCCCAACGAACCGGTCACGCCCGTTCGGCCCGGCGGAGCAGCCACTCCTGCCGACAACACCGAGGACGACATCTGA